One Brassica napus cultivar Da-Ae chromosome C4, Da-Ae, whole genome shotgun sequence genomic region harbors:
- the LOC106395064 gene encoding receptor like protein 27-like encodes MPSLSYLNVNENHLTSPIEVSNSSRLEYLYLAKNQFEENILEPISKLTNLKYLDLSFLNTSYPVDLRILSSLKSLLRLFLSGNRLLATSISADSDIPPNLETLIMRNCNVTKFPNILRKLKYLRTVSISSNRIKGKVPMWLWSLPRLSIVLIGSNYFNGFEGTRNVLVDSSVQMLDMGFNHFEGEIPLPPLSINTFYARNNTFTGDIPLSFCNRTYLTVLDLSYNNFTGPIPQCLNDFMIVKLRKNNLEGSLPDRFNVGTSLRTIDVGENRLTGKLPRSFLNCSSLKFLSVDHNRIEDKFPFWLKDLPDLQVFKLRSNKFYGPISSPDHGPLAFPALHIFEISDNNFTGSLPPSYFVNWKSPSLKINRAGTMYMAEDIGASTYDDLIDLQYKGLSMEQMGILTFYSAIDLSGNKIEGQIPESIGLLKTLIALNLSNNAFTGHIPLALANVMELESLDLSRNQLSGTIPSGLKSLSFLAHINVSHNQLKGEIPQGTQITGQSKSSFEGNAGLCGLPLEESCFGPPTQQPKEEEEEEKEEEEVLNWRGVAIGFGPGVLLGLAIAQVIGSYKPEWLIKIMCQ; translated from the coding sequence ATGCCTTCTCTTTCTTATCTTAATGTGAATGAAAACCATCTAACCAGTCCTATTGAAGTTTCAAACTCCTCTAGGCTGGAGTACCTGTACCTTGCGAAAAACCAATTTGAAGAAAATATCCTAGAGCCTATTTCAAAGCTCACCAACCTCAAGTATCTCGACCTTTCTTTCCTAAATACCAGCTACCCAGTTGACTTAAGGATCCTCTCTTCTCTTAAATCTTTGTTGAGACTTTTTCTTTCTGGTAATCGTTTATTGGCTACTAGCATAAGCGCTGATTCCGACATCCCACCGAACTTGGAAACCTTGATCATGAGGAACTGCAACGTCACcaagtttccaaatattttaagGAAACTAAAATACTTGCGGACTGTAAGTATATCttcaaatagaatcaaaggaaAAGTCCCTATGTGGTTGTGGAGCCTTCCTCGTCTAAGCATAGTGCTTATTGGCAGTAATTATTTCAACGGTTTCGAAGGGACAAGAAACGTTTTAGTGGATTCGTCGGTGCAGATGTTAGATATGGGGTTTAACCATTTTGAAGGAGAAATTCCTCTCCCACCACTCTCCATCAACACCTTCTATGCACGGAACAATACTTTCACGGGAGACATACCTCTTTCTTTCTGCAACCGAACCTATCTTACTGTTCTTGATTTATCCTACAACAACTTCACCGGACCGATTCCTCAATGTCTGAATGACTTCATGATTGTGAAACTCCGGAAGAATAACTTGgaaggaagtcttccagacagGTTCAACGTAGGTACCTCCCTGCGGACAATTGATGTTGGCGAGAATCGATTAACCGGAAAGCTTCCAAGGTCTTTTCTAAATTGCTCTTCTTTGAAGTTTCTAAGTGTGGACCACAACAGAATCGAAGATAAGTTTCCTTTCTGGCTCAAGGATTTGCCTGACTTGCAAGTCTTCAAGCTTCGTTCAAATAAATTCTACGGTCCAATATCTTCTCCTGATCATGGTCCTCTAGCGTTTCCCGCGCTCCACATATTTGAAATATCTGATAACAACTTTACTGGAAGCTTGCCACCAAGCTACTTTGTGAACTGGAAATCACCATCACTCAAGATTAATAGAGCTGGGACCATGTATATGGCAGAAGATATTGGTGCCTCTACATATGATGATCTTATAGACTTGCAATACAAAGGTCTTTCAATGGAGCAAATGGGCATCCTTACTTTCTACAGCGCTATTGATCTTTCTGGCAACAAGATTGAAGGACAAATCCCGGAATCTATTGGCCTCTTGAAGACATTGATTGCGCTCAACTTATCTAACAATGCATTCACAGGCCATATCCCTCTCGCATTGGCCAATGTTATGGAGCTCGAGTCACTAGACCTGTCAAGAAACCAACTCTCCGGGACTATTCCAAGTGGACTCAAGAGCCTCTCGTTTTTGGCGCACATAAATGTGTCTCATAACCAACTCAAAGGTGAAATACCACAAGGAACACAAATCACTGGGCAATCTAAATCCTCCTTTGAAGGGAATGCAGGACTTTGTGGTTTGCCTCTCGAAGAAAGTTGCTTCGGGCCACCAACACAACAAcctaaggaagaagaagaagaagaaaaagaggaggaagaagtgTTGAACTGGAGGGGTGTGGCAATAGGGTTTGGGCCTGGAGTGTTGCTTGGATTGGCAATAGCACAAGTCATTGGTTCATACAAGCCAGAGTGGCTCATCAAGATAATGTGCCAGTGA